One genomic region from Arthrobacter pigmenti encodes:
- the mraY gene encoding phospho-N-acetylmuramoyl-pentapeptide-transferase produces the protein MIALLIAAALALILTLLGTPVLARFLVRKNYGQFIRDDGPTSHHTKRGTPTMGGVWIIGSVVIAYFATHGIMLLSGESNGPTASGLLLLLVTVGMGVVGFFDDYIKVSRQRSLGLTGPGKIVGQTLVGVTFAILALNFPDENGRTPASTAISFVRDTAIDLAFAGPLIGAILFILWSTFILTATSNAVNVADGLDGLATGASIFVFGAYMLMGIWQFNQRCTDPSVPANICYEVRDPLDLALIAAALCGSLVGFLWWNTSPAKIIMGDTGSLALGGAIAGFAILSRTQLLLVILAGLFVMITLSVIIQVTYFKLSGGKRVFRMTPLHHHFELKGWEQVTVVARFWIIAGLFVAVGLVIFYAEWVVLL, from the coding sequence GTGATTGCGCTGCTGATTGCCGCTGCTTTGGCCCTGATCCTGACGCTGCTCGGCACACCGGTGCTGGCTCGCTTCCTGGTCAGGAAGAACTACGGCCAGTTCATCCGCGATGACGGCCCCACCTCACATCACACCAAGCGCGGCACTCCCACCATGGGCGGGGTGTGGATCATCGGCTCCGTGGTCATCGCCTACTTTGCAACGCATGGAATCATGCTGCTCTCCGGTGAATCGAACGGTCCAACGGCTTCTGGCCTGCTGCTGCTTCTGGTCACGGTTGGCATGGGAGTGGTGGGGTTCTTCGACGACTACATCAAGGTTTCCAGGCAGCGCAGCCTCGGGCTCACCGGGCCGGGAAAGATCGTCGGCCAGACTCTTGTCGGGGTGACGTTCGCCATCCTCGCGCTCAACTTTCCCGATGAAAACGGGCGCACTCCGGCCTCCACCGCTATTTCGTTTGTCCGGGATACGGCCATTGACCTGGCCTTCGCCGGCCCGCTGATCGGCGCGATCCTCTTCATCCTGTGGTCCACATTCATCCTGACCGCTACGTCCAACGCGGTGAATGTTGCCGATGGCTTGGACGGCCTTGCTACTGGCGCCTCGATCTTCGTTTTCGGCGCGTACATGCTGATGGGCATCTGGCAGTTCAATCAGCGATGCACTGATCCCAGCGTCCCCGCGAACATCTGTTACGAAGTGCGTGATCCGCTCGACCTGGCATTGATAGCCGCCGCCTTGTGCGGGTCACTCGTTGGTTTCCTCTGGTGGAACACTTCGCCGGCGAAGATCATCATGGGCGACACCGGCTCACTCGCTCTCGGTGGCGCGATTGCCGGCTTTGCGATCCTGTCCCGCACCCAACTGCTCCTGGTCATCCTGGCGGGCCTGTTCGTCATGATCACGCTGTCCGTCATCATTCAGGTGACCTACTTCAAGCTCTCCGGAGGCAAACGAGTCTTCCGGATGACTCCGCTGCATCATCACTTCGAGTTGAAGGGCTGGGAGCAGGTCACCGTGGTGGCCCGCTTCTGGATCATCGCCGGCCTGTTCGTAGCTGTCGGCCTCGTCATCTTCTACGCCGAGTGGGTTGTGCTGCTGTAA
- a CDS encoding sigma-70 family RNA polymerase sigma factor: MRTAEHPSDSPSTHSRAQRSDGRLRAAIHEEMALDHLHVADSIARGFSAFSYDAADIRQVAYMGLVKAAQRFDPTIGVEFCAYAVPTIRGEVKRYLRDCSWIIRPPRELQDLKSEAMKASQTLAQRLGREPSIAELAEELDRSPAVVVEALACAGCQRPESIDASPGTFAWADTLEAEGDDFARSDEVLSLRAAVRELSEKEKELLFRRYFHEESQERIGQRLGMTQMQISRLLARTLVKLQKRLLEQVHPGAGYSSTTHSA, encoded by the coding sequence ATGCGCACAGCCGAACATCCATCGGATTCCCCGAGCACACATTCACGCGCCCAGCGCAGCGACGGGCGGCTCCGCGCCGCGATTCACGAGGAGATGGCGCTGGACCATCTGCATGTTGCGGATTCGATCGCTCGGGGTTTTTCCGCTTTCAGCTACGACGCCGCTGACATCCGGCAGGTGGCGTACATGGGGCTCGTGAAGGCCGCGCAACGTTTCGATCCGACCATCGGTGTGGAGTTCTGCGCCTATGCGGTGCCGACCATCCGCGGGGAGGTGAAACGCTACCTGCGGGACTGCAGTTGGATCATCCGCCCGCCCCGCGAACTGCAGGATCTCAAGTCCGAAGCCATGAAAGCCTCGCAAACACTCGCGCAGCGGCTCGGCAGGGAGCCATCCATCGCGGAGCTCGCCGAAGAGTTGGACCGGAGTCCCGCCGTCGTCGTCGAAGCGCTCGCGTGTGCCGGATGCCAGCGTCCGGAGTCTATCGATGCCTCCCCAGGCACATTTGCCTGGGCGGACACCCTTGAGGCGGAGGGCGACGACTTCGCCCGCAGCGACGAGGTCCTCTCGCTGCGCGCAGCCGTTCGGGAGCTCTCCGAAAAGGAGAAAGAGTTGTTGTTCCGGCGGTATTTCCACGAGGAAAGCCAGGAACGCATAGGCCAGCGCCTGGGCATGACCCAGATGCAGATTTCGCGGCTGCTTGCACGCACACTGGTGAAGCTGCAGAAACGGCTGCTCGAGCAGGTTCACCCAGGAGCCGGTTACAGCAGCACAACCCACTCGGCGTAG